The following are from one region of the Vitis riparia cultivar Riparia Gloire de Montpellier isolate 1030 chromosome 14, EGFV_Vit.rip_1.0, whole genome shotgun sequence genome:
- the LOC117929594 gene encoding protein GAMETE EXPRESSED 3 isoform X5: protein MIYLVAESRVMKINPSNIGTTESAAEVFFGPEPGQEVSGEIIGLSVSTSSSSVFINVKNRGLFAYSLDGHLRWSAGPVLYRFGYRQGCKQNVRDCYFSSTPVIDRCEASIYMSNTEGEIYSLSVRSPQFKWIQDFSSFDKVFTITPGNNGRLYVTVPVRVLVLALDVTTGNILWQRNTGPLSTTECAPVVDSNGWISIGSLDGFLYSFSPTGSLKKFPRAAVLDSVVQVSPLLDCSGYAVYISQTEMEEKISHVTGEYTCISALKPRNVVFTMLAPSTGSTYWSKSYPGKFSSLLVETDLQNFVLDESVLLAFVAASKIGNPLPCRTTYQKLAASCSEARPKYLSIYTGNERAILLFLLFESAVLVLLAGLVRFCCIFWRKKKLQGQDLGKFLEKRHSLRLQKKEFDRTITELEKKAAEEASTSAVLEKLGDLVQEREGIQRKLSTTYSLGRDVTGLHRKTLLPLYDGKTRSYSFQGAKKESVTIFHTVSDASSGESYGDREISWHSFEDKESAAKAKAKAKAKAPIADGSSSDDRICKEDYLGSSSEPASSSTSSMSPLFMEKPFEELREVKPA, encoded by the exons ATG ATATATTTGGTTGCAGAAAGCAGAGTAATGAAAATCAATCCTTCAAATATTGGAACAACTGAATCTGCTGCAGAAGTGTTCTTTGGTCCAGAACCAGGTCAAGAGGTATCAGGTGAAATTATAGGGCTCTCAGTGAGCACGTCAAGTTCGTCTGTATTTATTAATGTTAAAAACCGGGGACTCTTTGCATACAGTTTAGATGGACATCTGCGCTGGAGTGCTGGACCTGTGCTTTATCGATTTGGCTACCGTCAAGGTTGTAAGCAGAATGTTAGAGACTGTTATTTTTCTTCAACCCCAGTGATTGATCGATGTGAGGCTAGTATATAT ATGTCAAATACAGAAGGAGAAATCTATTCATTGTCAGTTCGTAGCCCTCAATTTAAATGGATCCAGGATTTTAGTTCATTTGACAAAGTTTTCACCATCACCCCTGGAAACAATGGTCGTCTGTATGTTACTGTACCAGTTAGAGTGCTTGTGTTGGCACTAGATGTTACTACCGGAAACATTCTGTGGCAGAGGAATACTGGACCATTAAGTACAACAGAATGTGCACCAGTTGTTGATTCAAATG GCTGGATATCTATTGGTTCTTTGGATGGGTTTCTATATTCATTTTCACCAACTGggagtttaaaaaaattcccaagaGCAGCTGTACTAGATTCTGTGGTTCAAGTTAGTCCACTTCTTGATTGCTCTGGCTATGCAGTTTATATCTCTCAGACAGAGATGGAGGAAAAGATTAGCCATGTCACTGGTGAATACACTTGTATCTCAGCATTGAAACCCAGAAATGTAGTATTCACAATGTTGGCTCCATCAACTGGCTCCACCTATTGGTCTAAAAGCTATCCTG GGAAGTTCTCATCCTTACTCGTTGAGACTGATCTGCAAAATTTTGTACTGGATGAGAGCGTCCTTCTTGCTTTTGTTGCTGCTTCAA AGATTGGCAATCCGCTGCCATGTCGAACCACAT ATCAAAAGCTTGCAGCTAGTTGTTCCGAGGCAAGGCCCAAGTATCTCAGCATCTACACGG GTAATGAAAGGGCGATACTGTTGTTCTTGTTATTCGAATCTGCTGTCCTAGTCCTACTAGCTGGTCTTGTACGGTTCTGTTGTATATTTTGGAGGAAAAAGAAGCTTCAGGGTCAAGATCTCGGAAAATTCTTAGAAAAGCGG CATTCTCTTCGACTccaaaaaaaggaatttgacaGGACAATCACCGAGCTAGAGAAAAAGGCTGCAGAGGAAGCCTCCACCAGTGCAGTGCTTGAAAAATTAGGGGATTTGGTCCAGGAGAGGGAAGGCATACAGAGGAAGCTCTCAACAACGTACAGTTTGGGCAGGGATGTGACTGGCTTACACAGAAAAACTCTCCTCCCATTATATGATGGGAAAACAAGAAGCTATTCTTTTCAAGGTGCTAAGAAAGAGAGTGTTACAATTTTCCACACTGTAAGTGATGCCTCATCAGGAGAAAGCTACGGTGACCGAGAGATTAGCTGGCATTCCTTCGAAGACAAGGAGTCTGCAGCCAAGGCAAAGGCAAAGGCAAAGGCAAAGGCACCTATAGCAGATGGTAGCTCTAGTGATGATAGGATTTGCAAAGAAGATTATCTGGGAAGTTCATCTGAGCCGGCATCAAGCTCGACAAGTTCAATGAGCCCATTATTCATGGAGAAACCATTTGAAGAGCTGAGGGAGGTCAAACCAGCATGA
- the LOC117929594 gene encoding protein GAMETE EXPRESSED 3 isoform X1: MRFQIFLLFLLQSASIVSLSVQFQNNSANAPSFSAQGPSQKTACRLSNPLIGYDGRVYTCSERNLFAFERNGSISWTVPLNYTCNVGIAPVHGDRGKIYLVAESRVMKINPSNIGTTESAAEVFFGPEPGQEVSGEIIGLSVSTSSSSVFINVKNRGLFAYSLDGHLRWSAGPVLYRFGYRQGCKQNVRDCYFSSTPVIDRCEASIYMSNTEGEIYSLSVRSPQFKWIQDFSSFDKVFTITPGNNGRLYVTVPVRVLVLALDVTTGNILWQRNTGPLSTTECAPVVDSNGWISIGSLDGFLYSFSPTGSLKKFPRAAVLDSVVQVSPLLDCSGYAVYISQTEMEEKISHVTGEYTCISALKPRNVVFTMLAPSTGSTYWSKSYPGKFSSLLVETDLQNFVLDESVLLAFVAASKIGNPLPCRTTYQKLAASCSEARPKYLSIYTGNERAILLFLLFESAVLVLLAGLVRFCCIFWRKKKLQGQDLGKFLEKRHSLRLQKKEFDRTITELEKKAAEEASTSAVLEKLGDLVQEREGIQRKLSTTYSLGRDVTGLHRKTLLPLYDGKTRSYSFQGAKKESVTIFHTVSDASSGESYGDREISWHSFEDKESAAKAKAKAKAKAPIADGSSSDDRICKEDYLGSSSEPASSSTSSMSPLFMEKPFEELREVKPA, from the exons ATGCGGTTCCAAATCTTTTTGCTCTTCCTTCTCCAATCAGCTTCGATTGTTTCTCTGTCCGTGCAATTCCAGAATAACTCTGCAAATGCACCATCATTTTCAG CACAGGGGCCTTCCCAAAAAACTGCTTGCAGGCTTTCCAATCCTCTAATTGGATATGATGGGAGGGTATATACTTGTTCTGAAAGGAACCTATTTGCTTTTGAACGGAATGGTTCTATTTCTTGGACTGTCCCTCTAAACTATACATGCAATGTTGGTATAGCTCCAGTTCATGGAGATAGAGGAAAG ATATATTTGGTTGCAGAAAGCAGAGTAATGAAAATCAATCCTTCAAATATTGGAACAACTGAATCTGCTGCAGAAGTGTTCTTTGGTCCAGAACCAGGTCAAGAGGTATCAGGTGAAATTATAGGGCTCTCAGTGAGCACGTCAAGTTCGTCTGTATTTATTAATGTTAAAAACCGGGGACTCTTTGCATACAGTTTAGATGGACATCTGCGCTGGAGTGCTGGACCTGTGCTTTATCGATTTGGCTACCGTCAAGGTTGTAAGCAGAATGTTAGAGACTGTTATTTTTCTTCAACCCCAGTGATTGATCGATGTGAGGCTAGTATATAT ATGTCAAATACAGAAGGAGAAATCTATTCATTGTCAGTTCGTAGCCCTCAATTTAAATGGATCCAGGATTTTAGTTCATTTGACAAAGTTTTCACCATCACCCCTGGAAACAATGGTCGTCTGTATGTTACTGTACCAGTTAGAGTGCTTGTGTTGGCACTAGATGTTACTACCGGAAACATTCTGTGGCAGAGGAATACTGGACCATTAAGTACAACAGAATGTGCACCAGTTGTTGATTCAAATG GCTGGATATCTATTGGTTCTTTGGATGGGTTTCTATATTCATTTTCACCAACTGggagtttaaaaaaattcccaagaGCAGCTGTACTAGATTCTGTGGTTCAAGTTAGTCCACTTCTTGATTGCTCTGGCTATGCAGTTTATATCTCTCAGACAGAGATGGAGGAAAAGATTAGCCATGTCACTGGTGAATACACTTGTATCTCAGCATTGAAACCCAGAAATGTAGTATTCACAATGTTGGCTCCATCAACTGGCTCCACCTATTGGTCTAAAAGCTATCCTG GGAAGTTCTCATCCTTACTCGTTGAGACTGATCTGCAAAATTTTGTACTGGATGAGAGCGTCCTTCTTGCTTTTGTTGCTGCTTCAA AGATTGGCAATCCGCTGCCATGTCGAACCACAT ATCAAAAGCTTGCAGCTAGTTGTTCCGAGGCAAGGCCCAAGTATCTCAGCATCTACACGG GTAATGAAAGGGCGATACTGTTGTTCTTGTTATTCGAATCTGCTGTCCTAGTCCTACTAGCTGGTCTTGTACGGTTCTGTTGTATATTTTGGAGGAAAAAGAAGCTTCAGGGTCAAGATCTCGGAAAATTCTTAGAAAAGCGG CATTCTCTTCGACTccaaaaaaaggaatttgacaGGACAATCACCGAGCTAGAGAAAAAGGCTGCAGAGGAAGCCTCCACCAGTGCAGTGCTTGAAAAATTAGGGGATTTGGTCCAGGAGAGGGAAGGCATACAGAGGAAGCTCTCAACAACGTACAGTTTGGGCAGGGATGTGACTGGCTTACACAGAAAAACTCTCCTCCCATTATATGATGGGAAAACAAGAAGCTATTCTTTTCAAGGTGCTAAGAAAGAGAGTGTTACAATTTTCCACACTGTAAGTGATGCCTCATCAGGAGAAAGCTACGGTGACCGAGAGATTAGCTGGCATTCCTTCGAAGACAAGGAGTCTGCAGCCAAGGCAAAGGCAAAGGCAAAGGCAAAGGCACCTATAGCAGATGGTAGCTCTAGTGATGATAGGATTTGCAAAGAAGATTATCTGGGAAGTTCATCTGAGCCGGCATCAAGCTCGACAAGTTCAATGAGCCCATTATTCATGGAGAAACCATTTGAAGAGCTGAGGGAGGTCAAACCAGCATGA
- the LOC117929594 gene encoding protein GAMETE EXPRESSED 3 isoform X4 has translation MHHHFQIYLVAESRVMKINPSNIGTTESAAEVFFGPEPGQEVSGEIIGLSVSTSSSSVFINVKNRGLFAYSLDGHLRWSAGPVLYRFGYRQGCKQNVRDCYFSSTPVIDRCEASIYMSNTEGEIYSLSVRSPQFKWIQDFSSFDKVFTITPGNNGRLYVTVPVRVLVLALDVTTGNILWQRNTGPLSTTECAPVVDSNGWISIGSLDGFLYSFSPTGSLKKFPRAAVLDSVVQVSPLLDCSGYAVYISQTEMEEKISHVTGEYTCISALKPRNVVFTMLAPSTGSTYWSKSYPGKFSSLLVETDLQNFVLDESVLLAFVAASKIGNPLPCRTTYQKLAASCSEARPKYLSIYTGNERAILLFLLFESAVLVLLAGLVRFCCIFWRKKKLQGQDLGKFLEKRHSLRLQKKEFDRTITELEKKAAEEASTSAVLEKLGDLVQEREGIQRKLSTTYSLGRDVTGLHRKTLLPLYDGKTRSYSFQGAKKESVTIFHTVSDASSGESYGDREISWHSFEDKESAAKAKAKAKAKAPIADGSSSDDRICKEDYLGSSSEPASSSTSSMSPLFMEKPFEELREVKPA, from the exons ATGCACCATCATTTTCAG ATATATTTGGTTGCAGAAAGCAGAGTAATGAAAATCAATCCTTCAAATATTGGAACAACTGAATCTGCTGCAGAAGTGTTCTTTGGTCCAGAACCAGGTCAAGAGGTATCAGGTGAAATTATAGGGCTCTCAGTGAGCACGTCAAGTTCGTCTGTATTTATTAATGTTAAAAACCGGGGACTCTTTGCATACAGTTTAGATGGACATCTGCGCTGGAGTGCTGGACCTGTGCTTTATCGATTTGGCTACCGTCAAGGTTGTAAGCAGAATGTTAGAGACTGTTATTTTTCTTCAACCCCAGTGATTGATCGATGTGAGGCTAGTATATAT ATGTCAAATACAGAAGGAGAAATCTATTCATTGTCAGTTCGTAGCCCTCAATTTAAATGGATCCAGGATTTTAGTTCATTTGACAAAGTTTTCACCATCACCCCTGGAAACAATGGTCGTCTGTATGTTACTGTACCAGTTAGAGTGCTTGTGTTGGCACTAGATGTTACTACCGGAAACATTCTGTGGCAGAGGAATACTGGACCATTAAGTACAACAGAATGTGCACCAGTTGTTGATTCAAATG GCTGGATATCTATTGGTTCTTTGGATGGGTTTCTATATTCATTTTCACCAACTGggagtttaaaaaaattcccaagaGCAGCTGTACTAGATTCTGTGGTTCAAGTTAGTCCACTTCTTGATTGCTCTGGCTATGCAGTTTATATCTCTCAGACAGAGATGGAGGAAAAGATTAGCCATGTCACTGGTGAATACACTTGTATCTCAGCATTGAAACCCAGAAATGTAGTATTCACAATGTTGGCTCCATCAACTGGCTCCACCTATTGGTCTAAAAGCTATCCTG GGAAGTTCTCATCCTTACTCGTTGAGACTGATCTGCAAAATTTTGTACTGGATGAGAGCGTCCTTCTTGCTTTTGTTGCTGCTTCAA AGATTGGCAATCCGCTGCCATGTCGAACCACAT ATCAAAAGCTTGCAGCTAGTTGTTCCGAGGCAAGGCCCAAGTATCTCAGCATCTACACGG GTAATGAAAGGGCGATACTGTTGTTCTTGTTATTCGAATCTGCTGTCCTAGTCCTACTAGCTGGTCTTGTACGGTTCTGTTGTATATTTTGGAGGAAAAAGAAGCTTCAGGGTCAAGATCTCGGAAAATTCTTAGAAAAGCGG CATTCTCTTCGACTccaaaaaaaggaatttgacaGGACAATCACCGAGCTAGAGAAAAAGGCTGCAGAGGAAGCCTCCACCAGTGCAGTGCTTGAAAAATTAGGGGATTTGGTCCAGGAGAGGGAAGGCATACAGAGGAAGCTCTCAACAACGTACAGTTTGGGCAGGGATGTGACTGGCTTACACAGAAAAACTCTCCTCCCATTATATGATGGGAAAACAAGAAGCTATTCTTTTCAAGGTGCTAAGAAAGAGAGTGTTACAATTTTCCACACTGTAAGTGATGCCTCATCAGGAGAAAGCTACGGTGACCGAGAGATTAGCTGGCATTCCTTCGAAGACAAGGAGTCTGCAGCCAAGGCAAAGGCAAAGGCAAAGGCAAAGGCACCTATAGCAGATGGTAGCTCTAGTGATGATAGGATTTGCAAAGAAGATTATCTGGGAAGTTCATCTGAGCCGGCATCAAGCTCGACAAGTTCAATGAGCCCATTATTCATGGAGAAACCATTTGAAGAGCTGAGGGAGGTCAAACCAGCATGA
- the LOC117929594 gene encoding protein GAMETE EXPRESSED 3 isoform X3, with protein MHHHFQGPSQKTACRLSNPLIGYDGRVYTCSERNLFAFERNGSISWTVPLNYTCNVGIAPVHGDRGKIYLVAESRVMKINPSNIGTTESAAEVFFGPEPGQEVSGEIIGLSVSTSSSSVFINVKNRGLFAYSLDGHLRWSAGPVLYRFGYRQGCKQNVRDCYFSSTPVIDRCEASIYMSNTEGEIYSLSVRSPQFKWIQDFSSFDKVFTITPGNNGRLYVTVPVRVLVLALDVTTGNILWQRNTGPLSTTECAPVVDSNGWISIGSLDGFLYSFSPTGSLKKFPRAAVLDSVVQVSPLLDCSGYAVYISQTEMEEKISHVTGEYTCISALKPRNVVFTMLAPSTGSTYWSKSYPGKFSSLLVETDLQNFVLDESVLLAFVAASKIGNPLPCRTTYQKLAASCSEARPKYLSIYTGNERAILLFLLFESAVLVLLAGLVRFCCIFWRKKKLQGQDLGKFLEKRHSLRLQKKEFDRTITELEKKAAEEASTSAVLEKLGDLVQEREGIQRKLSTTYSLGRDVTGLHRKTLLPLYDGKTRSYSFQGAKKESVTIFHTVSDASSGESYGDREISWHSFEDKESAAKAKAKAKAKAPIADGSSSDDRICKEDYLGSSSEPASSSTSSMSPLFMEKPFEELREVKPA; from the exons ATGCACCATCATTTTCAG GGGCCTTCCCAAAAAACTGCTTGCAGGCTTTCCAATCCTCTAATTGGATATGATGGGAGGGTATATACTTGTTCTGAAAGGAACCTATTTGCTTTTGAACGGAATGGTTCTATTTCTTGGACTGTCCCTCTAAACTATACATGCAATGTTGGTATAGCTCCAGTTCATGGAGATAGAGGAAAG ATATATTTGGTTGCAGAAAGCAGAGTAATGAAAATCAATCCTTCAAATATTGGAACAACTGAATCTGCTGCAGAAGTGTTCTTTGGTCCAGAACCAGGTCAAGAGGTATCAGGTGAAATTATAGGGCTCTCAGTGAGCACGTCAAGTTCGTCTGTATTTATTAATGTTAAAAACCGGGGACTCTTTGCATACAGTTTAGATGGACATCTGCGCTGGAGTGCTGGACCTGTGCTTTATCGATTTGGCTACCGTCAAGGTTGTAAGCAGAATGTTAGAGACTGTTATTTTTCTTCAACCCCAGTGATTGATCGATGTGAGGCTAGTATATAT ATGTCAAATACAGAAGGAGAAATCTATTCATTGTCAGTTCGTAGCCCTCAATTTAAATGGATCCAGGATTTTAGTTCATTTGACAAAGTTTTCACCATCACCCCTGGAAACAATGGTCGTCTGTATGTTACTGTACCAGTTAGAGTGCTTGTGTTGGCACTAGATGTTACTACCGGAAACATTCTGTGGCAGAGGAATACTGGACCATTAAGTACAACAGAATGTGCACCAGTTGTTGATTCAAATG GCTGGATATCTATTGGTTCTTTGGATGGGTTTCTATATTCATTTTCACCAACTGggagtttaaaaaaattcccaagaGCAGCTGTACTAGATTCTGTGGTTCAAGTTAGTCCACTTCTTGATTGCTCTGGCTATGCAGTTTATATCTCTCAGACAGAGATGGAGGAAAAGATTAGCCATGTCACTGGTGAATACACTTGTATCTCAGCATTGAAACCCAGAAATGTAGTATTCACAATGTTGGCTCCATCAACTGGCTCCACCTATTGGTCTAAAAGCTATCCTG GGAAGTTCTCATCCTTACTCGTTGAGACTGATCTGCAAAATTTTGTACTGGATGAGAGCGTCCTTCTTGCTTTTGTTGCTGCTTCAA AGATTGGCAATCCGCTGCCATGTCGAACCACAT ATCAAAAGCTTGCAGCTAGTTGTTCCGAGGCAAGGCCCAAGTATCTCAGCATCTACACGG GTAATGAAAGGGCGATACTGTTGTTCTTGTTATTCGAATCTGCTGTCCTAGTCCTACTAGCTGGTCTTGTACGGTTCTGTTGTATATTTTGGAGGAAAAAGAAGCTTCAGGGTCAAGATCTCGGAAAATTCTTAGAAAAGCGG CATTCTCTTCGACTccaaaaaaaggaatttgacaGGACAATCACCGAGCTAGAGAAAAAGGCTGCAGAGGAAGCCTCCACCAGTGCAGTGCTTGAAAAATTAGGGGATTTGGTCCAGGAGAGGGAAGGCATACAGAGGAAGCTCTCAACAACGTACAGTTTGGGCAGGGATGTGACTGGCTTACACAGAAAAACTCTCCTCCCATTATATGATGGGAAAACAAGAAGCTATTCTTTTCAAGGTGCTAAGAAAGAGAGTGTTACAATTTTCCACACTGTAAGTGATGCCTCATCAGGAGAAAGCTACGGTGACCGAGAGATTAGCTGGCATTCCTTCGAAGACAAGGAGTCTGCAGCCAAGGCAAAGGCAAAGGCAAAGGCAAAGGCACCTATAGCAGATGGTAGCTCTAGTGATGATAGGATTTGCAAAGAAGATTATCTGGGAAGTTCATCTGAGCCGGCATCAAGCTCGACAAGTTCAATGAGCCCATTATTCATGGAGAAACCATTTGAAGAGCTGAGGGAGGTCAAACCAGCATGA
- the LOC117929594 gene encoding protein GAMETE EXPRESSED 3 isoform X2 — translation MRFQIFLLFLLQSASIVSLSVQFQNNSANAPSFSAQGPSQKTACRLSNPLIGYDGRVYTCSERNLFAFERNGSISWTVPLNYTCNVGIAPVHGDRGKIYLVAESRVMKINPSNIGTTESAAEVFFGPEPGQEVSDGHLRWSAGPVLYRFGYRQGCKQNVRDCYFSSTPVIDRCEASIYMSNTEGEIYSLSVRSPQFKWIQDFSSFDKVFTITPGNNGRLYVTVPVRVLVLALDVTTGNILWQRNTGPLSTTECAPVVDSNGWISIGSLDGFLYSFSPTGSLKKFPRAAVLDSVVQVSPLLDCSGYAVYISQTEMEEKISHVTGEYTCISALKPRNVVFTMLAPSTGSTYWSKSYPGKFSSLLVETDLQNFVLDESVLLAFVAASKIGNPLPCRTTYQKLAASCSEARPKYLSIYTGNERAILLFLLFESAVLVLLAGLVRFCCIFWRKKKLQGQDLGKFLEKRHSLRLQKKEFDRTITELEKKAAEEASTSAVLEKLGDLVQEREGIQRKLSTTYSLGRDVTGLHRKTLLPLYDGKTRSYSFQGAKKESVTIFHTVSDASSGESYGDREISWHSFEDKESAAKAKAKAKAKAPIADGSSSDDRICKEDYLGSSSEPASSSTSSMSPLFMEKPFEELREVKPA, via the exons ATGCGGTTCCAAATCTTTTTGCTCTTCCTTCTCCAATCAGCTTCGATTGTTTCTCTGTCCGTGCAATTCCAGAATAACTCTGCAAATGCACCATCATTTTCAG CACAGGGGCCTTCCCAAAAAACTGCTTGCAGGCTTTCCAATCCTCTAATTGGATATGATGGGAGGGTATATACTTGTTCTGAAAGGAACCTATTTGCTTTTGAACGGAATGGTTCTATTTCTTGGACTGTCCCTCTAAACTATACATGCAATGTTGGTATAGCTCCAGTTCATGGAGATAGAGGAAAG ATATATTTGGTTGCAGAAAGCAGAGTAATGAAAATCAATCCTTCAAATATTGGAACAACTGAATCTGCTGCAGAAGTGTTCTTTGGTCCAGAACCAGGTCAAGAGGTATCAG ATGGACATCTGCGCTGGAGTGCTGGACCTGTGCTTTATCGATTTGGCTACCGTCAAGGTTGTAAGCAGAATGTTAGAGACTGTTATTTTTCTTCAACCCCAGTGATTGATCGATGTGAGGCTAGTATATAT ATGTCAAATACAGAAGGAGAAATCTATTCATTGTCAGTTCGTAGCCCTCAATTTAAATGGATCCAGGATTTTAGTTCATTTGACAAAGTTTTCACCATCACCCCTGGAAACAATGGTCGTCTGTATGTTACTGTACCAGTTAGAGTGCTTGTGTTGGCACTAGATGTTACTACCGGAAACATTCTGTGGCAGAGGAATACTGGACCATTAAGTACAACAGAATGTGCACCAGTTGTTGATTCAAATG GCTGGATATCTATTGGTTCTTTGGATGGGTTTCTATATTCATTTTCACCAACTGggagtttaaaaaaattcccaagaGCAGCTGTACTAGATTCTGTGGTTCAAGTTAGTCCACTTCTTGATTGCTCTGGCTATGCAGTTTATATCTCTCAGACAGAGATGGAGGAAAAGATTAGCCATGTCACTGGTGAATACACTTGTATCTCAGCATTGAAACCCAGAAATGTAGTATTCACAATGTTGGCTCCATCAACTGGCTCCACCTATTGGTCTAAAAGCTATCCTG GGAAGTTCTCATCCTTACTCGTTGAGACTGATCTGCAAAATTTTGTACTGGATGAGAGCGTCCTTCTTGCTTTTGTTGCTGCTTCAA AGATTGGCAATCCGCTGCCATGTCGAACCACAT ATCAAAAGCTTGCAGCTAGTTGTTCCGAGGCAAGGCCCAAGTATCTCAGCATCTACACGG GTAATGAAAGGGCGATACTGTTGTTCTTGTTATTCGAATCTGCTGTCCTAGTCCTACTAGCTGGTCTTGTACGGTTCTGTTGTATATTTTGGAGGAAAAAGAAGCTTCAGGGTCAAGATCTCGGAAAATTCTTAGAAAAGCGG CATTCTCTTCGACTccaaaaaaaggaatttgacaGGACAATCACCGAGCTAGAGAAAAAGGCTGCAGAGGAAGCCTCCACCAGTGCAGTGCTTGAAAAATTAGGGGATTTGGTCCAGGAGAGGGAAGGCATACAGAGGAAGCTCTCAACAACGTACAGTTTGGGCAGGGATGTGACTGGCTTACACAGAAAAACTCTCCTCCCATTATATGATGGGAAAACAAGAAGCTATTCTTTTCAAGGTGCTAAGAAAGAGAGTGTTACAATTTTCCACACTGTAAGTGATGCCTCATCAGGAGAAAGCTACGGTGACCGAGAGATTAGCTGGCATTCCTTCGAAGACAAGGAGTCTGCAGCCAAGGCAAAGGCAAAGGCAAAGGCAAAGGCACCTATAGCAGATGGTAGCTCTAGTGATGATAGGATTTGCAAAGAAGATTATCTGGGAAGTTCATCTGAGCCGGCATCAAGCTCGACAAGTTCAATGAGCCCATTATTCATGGAGAAACCATTTGAAGAGCTGAGGGAGGTCAAACCAGCATGA
- the LOC117929596 gene encoding uncharacterized protein LOC117929596, with protein sequence MVLSLSTESSTMVSKGMKNSNPDQQQFGGSNEQSDFSKSIKAKIKIPCGTPTAKGLATSEIAATNFMEGHKLYQCPTDQNVRNNHQSGQGWAHMTHTRSIGEGIPQDKEEDHKEGVFNQDENGKLKTLLGTLEKPMGADTCSVALLGQGYGEDDWTC encoded by the exons ATGGTTTTGTCCTTGTCAACAGAAAGctcgaccatggtctcaaaagGCATGAAGAATTCTAATCCTGATCAACAACAGTTTGGTGGAAGCAATGAGCAATCGGATTTCTCTAAAAGCATAAAAGCGAAAATAAAGATACCTTGTGGTACACCTACAGCAAAAGGCCTCGCCACATCAGAGATTGCTGCTACAAACTTCATGGAAGGCCACAAACTGTATCAATGCCCAACAGACCAGAATGTGAGAAACAACCATCAAAGTGGGCAAGGATGGGCCCATATGACGCATACGCGATCCATTGGTGAAGGAATCCCTCAAGACAAAGAGGAAGATCATAAAGAAGGTGTGTTCAATCAAGATGAGAATGGGAAGCTAAAAACATTGTTGGGAACTCTAGAGAAACCTATGGGTGCAGATACTTGTTCAGTAGCACTCTTAG gacAAGGGTatggggaagatgattggacTTGCTAG